TGCGCTTGAACAGTCACATCCAAAGCGGTTGTTGGTTCATCGGCAATAAGTAGTTTTGGACGGCATAATAAAGCCATCGCAATCATCACCCGTTGACGCATACCACCTGAAAACTCGTGTGGATACATGCCCATGCGTTTTTTAGCTTCTGGCATTTTTACCGCATCCAGCATTTTCACGGATTCAGCAAAGGCGGTTTGTTTATCATAGCCTTTGTGCAACTGCAGGACTTCCATGAGCTGTTCACCGATTTTCATGTAAGGGTTGAGAGACGTCATCGGATCTTGGAAAATCATGGAAATTTGCTCGGCACGGATTTTATTCAATTCAGCCTTCGGTAAATTAACCAATTCTTTACCTTCAAAGATGGCGGAACCTTCCACTGTACCATTGGCCGCCAATAAGCCCATTAAAGCAAAGGCAGTTTGTGATTTGCCTGAACCACTTTCACCCACGATGCCTAGCGTGCTTCCCGCATTAAGCGTGAAGTTTAAATCATTCACTGCAGTGACGGTACCATCGGGTGTTTTGAAGCGAACGTAGAGATTTTTTACATCTAATAAAGGATTCATGATTCGCTCCTATCTATCTTTTGGATCGAGCGCATCACGCAACCCGTCACCGATAAAGTTAAAACAAAACAGTGTGAGACAAAGGAAAAATGCCGGGAAAATTAATAGCCAAGGCGAGACTTCCATTTGTGCTGCTCCATCACTTAATAGTGCACCCCAGCTACTCATCGGCTCTTGTGTTCCTAAGCCTAAGAAACTTAAGAATGATTCGAAAAGAATAAGTCCAGGTACTTCAAGTGAGGCATATACTGCTACTAAGCCCAATACATTTGGAATAATATGTTTGAAAATGATTTGGCGACGTGACACGCCACAAACGATGGCGGCTTCGACGAATTCTTTATTTTTCAAACTAAGGGTTTGACCACGTACGATACGTGCAAGACCAAGCCAAGCAATGGCACCAATTGCGATAAAAATTAAGAAAATGTTTTGGCCAAAAAGGGTCACTAATAAAATGACGAAGAACATAAATGGAAATGAGCTAAGAATTTCCAAAAAGCGCATCATCAACATATCCGTTTTACCACCTACATAGCCGGAAATCGCACCATAAATTGTGCCGATAGTGACGGAAATGAAAGCACCCGCGATACCGACCAATAATGAAATCCGTCCACCGATAGCGGTACGCACCAGTAAGTCTCGACCAGAAGCATCCGTACCGAAGAAGTGATAGCCTTCCATTGTTGGTGGAGAGCTCATCATATTCCAATCGGTATCTTCATAGGTAAAGGGGAAGAACCAAGGTGCTACGGTAATAAATACAATAATAAACGCTAAAATAATCAGACTGGCAACGGCCGCTTTGTTGCGGAAAAAACGGCGTTTCGCATCTTGCCAGAGACTGCGGCCTTCCAGTTGCATTTCTTCAATACGGTCAGCTACTTGTTCCACAAAATCCGCATTTTTCTGATTAATCGGCTGAGTACGATAATCTGTCATAATTTATCCTTAATAACGAATTTTTGGATCGATGATGGCGTATAAAATATCCACAATCGCATTAAATAAAATGGTTAATGTGCCCACTAAAATAGTAAGACTTAAAACTAAAGAATAATCGCGGTTTAATGCACCGTTTACAAATAATAAGCCCATGCCAGGCAAACCAAATACACTTTCGATAACCATTGAGCCAGTAATAATCCCTACGAAAGCCGGGCCTAAATAGGTAATCACGGGTAAAAGAGCAGGACGTAAAGCATGTTTTAAAATGATTCTTGAGGTTGAAAGTCCTTTTGCTTTAGCGGTACGAATAAAGTTGGAATGCAGTACTTCAATCATGGATCCGCGCATGATACGTGCAATCCCTGCAACATAAGCGATAGTTAATGAGGCAACGGGTAAAATAATGTACATTGCTGAACCGCCATTCCAACCGCCAGCAGGTAACCAACCTAAATAAATGGCGAAAATCAGCACTAAGACTGGTGCGAAGACGAAGCTTGGCATAATGACGCCAAGCATTGAGAAACTCATCAAAATATAATCCCAACGGCTATTTTGATTGAGCGCGGCAAGCGTACCCGCTGTGACACCTAATACCACTGCAAAGGCGAAGGCGACCATCCCTAATTTTAAGGAAACAGGGAAGGCTGATGCGATTAAATCATTGACCGATTGATCTTTATATTTAAAAGAGGGACCAAAATCGCCTTTGGAAAGATTTTCCAAATAAAGGAAATATTGTTTATGTAATGGTTCATTTAAATGATACTTCGCTTCGATATTTGCCATGACTTCTGGTGGATAAGCACGTTCCGATGTGAACGGGCTACCAGGGGCGAGACGCATCAGAAAGAAGGAAAAAGTAATCAAAATAAACAGCGTTGGTAAGGCTTCCAACAGCCGTTTAAAAATAAATTTGAGCATAATAACTCCAACCAAAATGGGCGAAAAGTGCAGTCAAAAAACACGATAATTTTTAACCGCACTTAAATACGAGCAACGAATTAATGTTTAATAATATAAAGGTTGCGTAAGTAAATGTGATCTTGTGGATCTTTGCCTGAATAGCCTTTTACGTAAGGTTTCACTAAGCGTGGATTCACATAGTTAAAGATTGGCACGATACCGAAATCTTTTGCAAGAATTTCTTCGGCTTTCGCGTAGGCTTTTGCGCGTCCTTCCGCATCCGTTGCAACGTAAGATTCAGCAATGGCTTTATCATATTCTGGGTTCGCATATTTTGCGGTGTTGTTACTCGAATTAGATAAGAAATAGTTGCCGAATGTTGTGGCTTGGTTGTAATCCGCATTCCATCCTGCACGTGCTGCATCATAACGGCCTGCACGACGGCTATCAATGTAGGTTTTCCACTCTTGGTTTTCTAATTTCACATCAATTAAACCTTTGGTGTTGGCTTTCCACATAGATGCTGCGGCAATGGCCACCTTTTTGTGGTTTTCATTGGTGTTGTAAAGAATGCTGAATTTCAACGGATTTGCTTTGCTGTAGCCAGCTTCTTCTAAGAGTTTAATGGCTTCTTCATTACGCTGCGCCATTGGTTCTTTTGAATAAGCAGGTTGTTGAATGAGCTGACCTTCTTCGATGTAAGTCGGCGTAAATACATAGGTTGGTGTTTGACCTTGACCTAAAACTTTATCGGTGATCACATTACGGTCAAGGGATAAGTTCAAGGCTTTACGAACATTCACGTTATCAAAAGGCGCTTTCTTATTGTTTAACTCATAAGAATAGGTTGCAAGCGTACGTGTCGTGAATACTTCACCAGGCAATTCTTTTTGTAATTTCGCAAATTGTTCTGGTGGTAAGGCGTAGCTTGTTATATCCAAATCGCCTGCACGATAACGCGCCACATCAGTACTTGGGTTTTCAATTGCAAGGAAGGTTGCACTGTTAATGACAGTCTCTTTATCGTTCCAGTAGAGCGGGTTACGTTCAAATTCGATTTTTTCGTTAATAATATGGTTAGCGAGTTTATAGGCACCATTACCCACGTAATTTTCTTTTTTCACCCATGCATCACCCAATTTTTCGACTACTTTTTGCGGTAATGGCAATAAGGATTGGTGAGTCGTTAAACTGACTGCGTAAGGCACAGGATTGGTTGCATGAACCACAAAGGTGTAATCATCTTTTGCTTCAACACCTAATTCAGCCGGTTTTTTCTTACCGTCAATGATGTCTTGTGCATTTTCTACTTGTAAGTAACTTAAGTAACTTGCATAAGGGGCTGCTGTTGCAGGATCCACTAAACGACGCCAAGCAAACACGAAATCGTGCGCGGTAACGGGATCACCATTTGACCATTTGGCATCTTTACGTAAATGGAATGTCCACGTTTTGAAGTCCGGCGTGTTTTCCCAGCTTTCAGCTACACCCGGTTGAAGTTTACCTTCAGAGTCTGAGGTGACGAGGCCTTCAAGTAATTGATAAGCAACGTTAGATTCAGGTACACCTTCAGTTTTTTGTGGGTCAAAACTTTGTGGTTCAGCCCCGTTATTGATCACGATATGTTGTTTTTCATCTAATTGCGTTCCCTCAGGTACTATAACCGCTTGCGCAGAATAGGAAAGAGCAAGAGCAATTGCAGAGAAAAGTAGTTTGTGTTGCATTTGAGCCTCCTTGTCATTAGGCGATATTTTTATAAAGAGTCCTTCTCTTATTAGCTCAAAAATTCATGTTTGTAAAGATTTGTAAGGTGATTATTTAAAGAAAAATAACGTTTTGTGATTTGTATCTAATAAATCGCGAAAAAATTGCTAAAAGTGATGGTATGAGAGGTAAATCTAGAATGTATTGGTTTTTCCTATCGTAAATATTTTCCTGGACGAATTACCCTTTTAAAGCTAATTATGCTATCGTAAGACAGTTGAATTCAAACAAATCCATTCAAGGAGAATATAATGACAACTCAGTTAGATTCACTTCGCAACATGACCGTCGTTGTGGCTGATACGGGCGATATTGATGCAATTAAAAAATACCAACCTCAAGATGCAACAACAAACCCATCTTTAATTTTAAGTGCTTCAGCATTACCACAATATGCCCCATTAATTGATGAAGCGATTGCTTATGCCAAAGCACAAAGTGCGGATAAAGCTCAACAATTAATTGATGCTGAAGATAAATTAGCAGTAAACATCGGTTTAGAAATTTTAAAAATTGTCCCAGGACGTATTTCAACTGAAGTGGATGCACGTCTCTCTTACGATACTCAAGCAACCGTTGAAAAAGCACGTAAACTTATCGCACTTTATAATGCGGCAGGTATTTCAAATGATCGTATCTTGATCAAAATTGCTTCAACATGGCAAGGTATTCGTGCAGCAGAAATTCTTGAAAAAGAAGGTATTAACTGTAACTTAACCTTATTATTCTCCGAAGCACAAGCACGTGCGTGTGCCGAAGCAGGTGTTTACTTGATTTCCCCATTCGTCGGTCGTATCTTAGACTGGTACAAAGCAAATACTGATAAAAAAGAATATGCTCCAGCAGAAGACCCAGGTGTCATTTCTGTAACCAAAATTTATAACTATTACAAAGAATATGGTTATAAAACCGTGGTGATGGGCGCAAGTTTCCGTAATGTCGGTGAAATTATTGAATTAGCAGGTTGTGACCGTTTAACTATCGCACCCGCTTTACTTAAAGAATTACAAGAAAATTCAACCGCACTTGTACGTAAACTAGACTACAAAGGTGAAGTAAAAGCGAAACCTCAACCATTAACTGAAGCAGAATTCTACTGGCAACATAACAGCGATGCGATGGCTGTTGAGAAATTAGCAGAGGGAATTCGCAAATTTGCAGTTGACCAAGAGAAATTAGAATCAATGCTTTCAGCAAAACTTTAATTTTAAGAACATGAAAGTGCGGTTAGAAATAACCGCATTTTTTATTCTTATCATAAAATGTTCTAACTCTTAATAATTAGTTCTTGACTAACAAGTCAAAGTCATTGAAAATCAAAGACAAGTTTTGCTAAAGCAAAATGGGAACCGCGACTTTTGATATAAAGTGCGGTCATTTTTTTTCTTTTTTCGGAGCAAATATATGTCAGGTATTTTTGAGCAAACTCCTGCTAATCGTCGTCGTTATGGCGTAGCAATTTTTGTTGGTATTATTGCAGGTTTAATTTCTGCATTCGTAAAATGGGGTGCTGAGCATCCATTCCCACCGCGTAGTCCAATCGATTTCTTCGCAGCAGCATGTAAAGTAGACATCACAGGTTTAAGCCAAGATCAAATTCTTCAAGTCTGTTCACGTGCATTCTTAAACCCACCACACGTATTCTTACGTGATTATTTAGGTATTGACCCAACTCAAGCAGCATTCACTTTTGCAGATCATGGTTTTGACTGGATTGGGGTGACTCACATTACTTTCTCATTAGTATTTGCTATTGCTTACTGCTTAGTTGCAGAACGTTTCCCTAAAATCAAATTCTGGCAAGGTATTGGTGCAGGTTTAATCGCAGATATTTGTGTGCACTACATCACTTTCCCTGCATTAGGTTTAACACCACCTGTTGCAGAATGGCCGTTATATGAACATATTTCTGAATTAGTGGGACACATTTTCTGGTTCTGGACAATTGAGATTATTCGTCGTGATTTACGTAACCGTATTACTCGCGAGCCAGATGCAGAAATTCCATTAAAAAATGCAACTGAATAATTAATCTATATTGCAAAGAATGCCACCGAAAGGTGGCATTTTTGTTTATGTCAGGAACAAAAGTCATTTTTGGAAAACTAAAAAGCACCATGATTAAACATAGCTAACAGAAAAGTCATTTCTAGGTTTTAATAAATTTTTTGTAGTTATCTTTCAAGTTGGTTAGAATAAAGACAATTTTTTATGATAGGAAAGTGGAATGAAAAAAACACCTTTACTTGCGGTCGGCTTAATGACAACAGTTTTATTAACGGGTTGTGCAACCAAAGCAGATGGTGAACGCAATGATAAATTAGAAAGTTTTAACCGTACGATGTTTGATTTTAACTATAAAGTTATGGATCGTTATGTGTTGGAACCTGCAGCTAAAGGCTGGCGTGATTACGTGCCGACACCGGTCACAAAAGGTTTATCCAATGTGGCAAATAACTTAGATGAGCCAGTGAGCTTTGTGAACCGTTTATTAGAAGGTGAACCGAAAAAAGCCTTTGTTCACTTCAACCGTTTCTGGATTAACTCCACATTTGGTATTGGTGGTTTATTTGATTTTGCCAGTGCAAGCAAAGACTTGCAGGTTTATGATCAACGCAGTTTTGGTGAAACATTGGGCACCTATGGTGTAGATGCCGGCACTTATATTGTATTGCCAATTTATAATGCAACAACACCTCGTCAATTAACAGGGGCGGTGGTCGATGCGGCTTATACTTATCCGTTCTGGAATTGGGTGGGCGGTCCGTGGTCACTGGTGAAATATGGTGTGCAAGCCGTAGATAAACGCTCGAAAACATTGGATCAAACAGAATTGCTCAATCAAGCACAAGATCCTTATGTTACTTTCCGTGAAGCTTATTATCAGAATTTAGAATTTAAAGTAAATGATGGCAAAGTAAAAGAAAGTTCACAGAAAGAATTGTCTGATGATGTATTAAAAGAGATTGATTAAGAATACTCGTATAAGCGATAAAGTCACTTATATGTTAGGATAGCAAGCGTATTTATACGTCAATATTAAAGGAGAATATCATGACTAAAATCATTCATACAGAAAAAGCCCCAGCCGCAATCGGTCCTTATGTTCAAGCGGTAGATTTAGGTAATTTAGTTTTAACATCAGGTCAAATCCCGGTTAATCCAGCAACGGGTGAAGTACCAAAAGATATTGTAGCTCAGGCGCGTCAATCGTTAGAAAACGTGAAGGCGATTATTGAACAGGCTGGTTTGAAAGTGGGTGATATTGTGAAAACTACTGTATTTGTGAAAGATCTTAATGATTTTGCAGCAGTAAATGCAGAGTATGAGAAATTCTTTAAAGAAAATAATCACCCAAATTTCCCTGCTCGTTCTTGCGTAGAAGTTGCTCGCTTGCCAAAAGATGTTGGCTTGGAAATTGAAGCAATTGCGGTAAGAAAATAATAGCAAAGTGCGGTTAAAATCTGCAGATTTTTTCTACAATAGACTTTACAAGAGCGAGATTAATCACTATAATCTCGCTCCTAAATTACGCTTAGCGTAAAATTTCTGGTTGGTGCTTGACCTATTCAAGCCCCGTCCAAGACCGTAGGGAATGGTTAGCAATAATCATCTTAATAATCCTACGTAGATGGTGAACAGAATAAGAATATTTCTTGCTTCTGGGCACCGAAGTCGTCCTAGTCTGAAAGATAACTCTTTCGATGAGGTAAATTAATTCCGAGAAATCGGAGTGTATTCAGGAGCTAAAAGCCAATGGCATTAAATCTTCAAGACAAACAAGCAATTGTTGCCGAAGTAAATGAAGCAGCCAAAGGTGCACTTTCAGCAGTAATCGCGGATTCTCGTGGTGTAACTGTTGATAAAATGACTGAATTACGTAAAGCAGCTCGTGAAGCTGGTGTAACAATGCGCGTTGTTCGTAATACTTTATTACGTCGTGCGGTTGAAGGCACTGATTTCGAATGCTTACAAGATACGTTTGTAGGTCCAACACTTATCGCATTCTCTAATGAACACCCAGGTGCAGCAGCACGTTTGTTCAAAGATTTTGCTAAAGCAAACGATAAGTTTGAAATTAAAGGTGCAGCCTTTGAAGGTAAGATCCAAGATGTTGAATTCTTAGCAACATTACCAACTTACGAAGAAGCAATTGCACGTTTAATGGGCACAATGAAAGAAGCTGCGGCAGGCAAACTTGTTCGCACTTTTGCGGCATTACGCGACAAATTACAAGAAGCAGCTTAATCATTAAGCGTTTCTTACTTCATTTAACTTTATTAATTTTAGGAATTGATTGTTATGTCATTAACTAACGAACAAATCATTGAAGCGATCGCTTCTAAATCTGTAACTGAAATCGTTGAATTAATCGCAGCGATGGAAGAAAAATTCGGCGTTTCTGCAGCAGCAGTAGCAGCAGCTCCAGCAGCTGGCGGTGCAGCAGCAGCGGCAGAAGAAAAAACTGAATTCGACGTAGTTCTTGCTGAAGCTGGTGCTAACAAAGTAGCAGTTATCAAAGCAGTACGTGGTGCAACTGGTTTAGGCTTAAAAGAAGCTAAAGACTTAGTTGAATCTGCTCCAGCTAACTTAAAAGAAGGTGTTTCTAAAGAAGAAGCTGAAGCACTTAAGAAAGAATTAGAAGAAGCTGGTGCAAAAGTAGAAATCAAATAATTTTTGATTCACTTATGTCCTGTTTCTCAGGCTTAATGGCTGGTGGTTTACCATCAGC
The sequence above is a segment of the Haemophilus parainfluenzae genome. Coding sequences within it:
- the rplJ gene encoding 50S ribosomal protein L10, which translates into the protein MALNLQDKQAIVAEVNEAAKGALSAVIADSRGVTVDKMTELRKAAREAGVTMRVVRNTLLRRAVEGTDFECLQDTFVGPTLIAFSNEHPGAAARLFKDFAKANDKFEIKGAAFEGKIQDVEFLATLPTYEEAIARLMGTMKEAAAGKLVRTFAALRDKLQEAA
- a CDS encoding YagU family protein; this translates as MSGIFEQTPANRRRYGVAIFVGIIAGLISAFVKWGAEHPFPPRSPIDFFAAACKVDITGLSQDQILQVCSRAFLNPPHVFLRDYLGIDPTQAAFTFADHGFDWIGVTHITFSLVFAIAYCLVAERFPKIKFWQGIGAGLIADICVHYITFPALGLTPPVAEWPLYEHISELVGHIFWFWTIEIIRRDLRNRITREPDAEIPLKNATE
- a CDS encoding RidA family protein, whose translation is MTKIIHTEKAPAAIGPYVQAVDLGNLVLTSGQIPVNPATGEVPKDIVAQARQSLENVKAIIEQAGLKVGDIVKTTVFVKDLNDFAAVNAEYEKFFKENNHPNFPARSCVEVARLPKDVGLEIEAIAVRK
- the rplL gene encoding 50S ribosomal protein L7/L12, with the translated sequence MSLTNEQIIEAIASKSVTEIVELIAAMEEKFGVSAAAVAAAPAAGGAAAAAEEKTEFDVVLAEAGANKVAVIKAVRGATGLGLKEAKDLVESAPANLKEGVSKEEAEALKKELEEAGAKVEIK
- a CDS encoding ABC transporter ATP-binding protein; the protein is MNPLLDVKNLYVRFKTPDGTVTAVNDLNFTLNAGSTLGIVGESGSGKSQTAFALMGLLAANGTVEGSAIFEGKELVNLPKAELNKIRAEQISMIFQDPMTSLNPYMKIGEQLMEVLQLHKGYDKQTAFAESVKMLDAVKMPEAKKRMGMYPHEFSGGMRQRVMIAMALLCRPKLLIADEPTTALDVTVQAQIMTLLNELKREFNTAIIMITHDLGVVAGICDQVMVMYAGRTMEYGTAEQIFYHPTHPYSIGLMDAIPRLDGNEEHLVTIPGNPPNLLHLPKGCPFSPRCQFATEQCQTAPKLTAFNEGQLRNCWLPVEKFIL
- a CDS encoding ABC transporter substrate-binding protein, whose product is MQHKLLFSAIALALSYSAQAVIVPEGTQLDEKQHIVINNGAEPQSFDPQKTEGVPESNVAYQLLEGLVTSDSEGKLQPGVAESWENTPDFKTWTFHLRKDAKWSNGDPVTAHDFVFAWRRLVDPATAAPYASYLSYLQVENAQDIIDGKKKPAELGVEAKDDYTFVVHATNPVPYAVSLTTHQSLLPLPQKVVEKLGDAWVKKENYVGNGAYKLANHIINEKIEFERNPLYWNDKETVINSATFLAIENPSTDVARYRAGDLDITSYALPPEQFAKLQKELPGEVFTTRTLATYSYELNNKKAPFDNVNVRKALNLSLDRNVITDKVLGQGQTPTYVFTPTYIEEGQLIQQPAYSKEPMAQRNEEAIKLLEEAGYSKANPLKFSILYNTNENHKKVAIAAASMWKANTKGLIDVKLENQEWKTYIDSRRAGRYDAARAGWNADYNQATTFGNYFLSNSSNNTAKYANPEYDKAIAESYVATDAEGRAKAYAKAEEILAKDFGIVPIFNYVNPRLVKPYVKGYSGKDPQDHIYLRNLYIIKH
- the tal gene encoding transaldolase; translation: MTTQLDSLRNMTVVVADTGDIDAIKKYQPQDATTNPSLILSASALPQYAPLIDEAIAYAKAQSADKAQQLIDAEDKLAVNIGLEILKIVPGRISTEVDARLSYDTQATVEKARKLIALYNAAGISNDRILIKIASTWQGIRAAEILEKEGINCNLTLLFSEAQARACAEAGVYLISPFVGRILDWYKANTDKKEYAPAEDPGVISVTKIYNYYKEYGYKTVVMGASFRNVGEIIELAGCDRLTIAPALLKELQENSTALVRKLDYKGEVKAKPQPLTEAEFYWQHNSDAMAVEKLAEGIRKFAVDQEKLESMLSAKL
- a CDS encoding VacJ family lipoprotein yields the protein MKKTPLLAVGLMTTVLLTGCATKADGERNDKLESFNRTMFDFNYKVMDRYVLEPAAKGWRDYVPTPVTKGLSNVANNLDEPVSFVNRLLEGEPKKAFVHFNRFWINSTFGIGGLFDFASASKDLQVYDQRSFGETLGTYGVDAGTYIVLPIYNATTPRQLTGAVVDAAYTYPFWNWVGGPWSLVKYGVQAVDKRSKTLDQTELLNQAQDPYVTFREAYYQNLEFKVNDGKVKESSQKELSDDVLKEID
- the oppC gene encoding oligopeptide ABC transporter permease OppC; this translates as MTDYRTQPINQKNADFVEQVADRIEEMQLEGRSLWQDAKRRFFRNKAAVASLIILAFIIVFITVAPWFFPFTYEDTDWNMMSSPPTMEGYHFFGTDASGRDLLVRTAIGGRISLLVGIAGAFISVTIGTIYGAISGYVGGKTDMLMMRFLEILSSFPFMFFVILLVTLFGQNIFLIFIAIGAIAWLGLARIVRGQTLSLKNKEFVEAAIVCGVSRRQIIFKHIIPNVLGLVAVYASLEVPGLILFESFLSFLGLGTQEPMSSWGALLSDGAAQMEVSPWLLIFPAFFLCLTLFCFNFIGDGLRDALDPKDR
- the oppB gene encoding oligopeptide ABC transporter permease OppB is translated as MLKFIFKRLLEALPTLFILITFSFFLMRLAPGSPFTSERAYPPEVMANIEAKYHLNEPLHKQYFLYLENLSKGDFGPSFKYKDQSVNDLIASAFPVSLKLGMVAFAFAVVLGVTAGTLAALNQNSRWDYILMSFSMLGVIMPSFVFAPVLVLIFAIYLGWLPAGGWNGGSAMYIILPVASLTIAYVAGIARIMRGSMIEVLHSNFIRTAKAKGLSTSRIILKHALRPALLPVITYLGPAFVGIITGSMVIESVFGLPGMGLLFVNGALNRDYSLVLSLTILVGTLTILFNAIVDILYAIIDPKIRY